Proteins encoded within one genomic window of Diorhabda sublineata isolate icDioSubl1.1 chromosome 1, icDioSubl1.1, whole genome shotgun sequence:
- the LOC130452360 gene encoding protein PFC0760c-like, which yields MSQIQTITFQQKKCGCCKITEENNVEVNDEKNVEADDEKTVEVVDDNNVEVDDEKTVEVDDEKTVEVDDEKTVEVDNEKTIEVVNDNNIEVDDEKTVEVVDDNNVEVDDEKTVEVDDEKTVEVDDEKTVEVDNEKTIEVVNDNNIEVDDEKTVEVVDDNNVEVDDEKTVEVDDEKTGEVDDEKTVEVDDEKTVEVVDDNNVEVDDEKTVEVDDEKTVEVDDEKTVEVDNEKTIEVVNDNNIEVDDEKTVEVVDDNNVEVNDEKTVEVVDDNNVEVNDEKTVEVVDENNVEVDDPINYKL from the coding sequence ATGAGCCAGATCCAGACTATCACATTTCAACAGAAGAAGTGTGGCTGTTGCAAAATAACAGAAGAAAACAATGTTGAAGTAAATgacgaaaaaaatgttgaagcaGACGATGAGAAAACTGTGGAAGTAGTTGATGATAACAATGTTGAAGTAGATGATGAAAAAACTGTCGAAGTAGACGATGAGAAAACTGTGGAAGTAGACGATGAGAAAACTGTGGAAgtagataatgaaaaaactattgaagTAGTTAATGACAACAATATTGAAGTAGACGATGAGAAAACTGTTGAAGTAGTTGATGATAACAATGTTGAAGTAGATGATGAAAAAACTGTCGAAGTAGACGATGAGAAAACTGTGGAAGTAGACGATGAGAAAACTGTGGAAgtagataatgaaaaaactattgaagTAGTTAATGACAACAATATTGAAGTAGACGATGAGAAAACTGTTGAAGTAGTTGATGATAACAATGTTGAAGTAGATGATGAAAAAACTGTCGAAGTAGACGATGAGAAAACTGGGGAAGTAGACGATGAGAAGACTGTTGAAGTAGACGATGAGAAAACTGTTGAAGTAGTTGATGATAACAATGTTGAAGTAGATGATGAAAAAACTGTCGAAGTAGACGATGAGAAAACTGTGGAAGTAGACGATGAGAAAACTGTGGAAgtagataatgaaaaaactattgaagTAGTTAATGACAACAATATTGAAGTAGACGATGAGAAAACTGTTGAAGTAGTTGATGATAACAATGTTGAAGTAAACGATGAGAAAACTGTTGAAGTAGTTGATGATAACAATGTTGAAGTAAACGATGAGAAAACTGTTGAAGTAGTTGATGAGAACAATGTTGAAGTAGATGATCCTATTAACTACAAGCTTTAA
- the LOC130452358 gene encoding uncharacterized protein LOC130452358 isoform X2, translating to MCRISKVFVILILTNVCFVYGRRGGGGSRGGSRGGGYSHSSSHSYSHSSPSYSHPSYSHPSPSYSHPSPSYSHPSPSYSHPSPSYSHPSPSYSHPSPSYSHPSISHPASLSYPAYKPLPSAPVYRPIGWNTQSNTNTRPIGFGDSHPGPVGPPKQSSTLGSSSSNNAPAISRPIGFVPPGSPGHSTGAVGPPKTVAGVGNTPSGGHYGERPPAYNPHYNPAGYGSPSTGYNFPPPAYSPAGHPAYSPGSYHAPPAYSPGSYHAPPAYTPHASPGVTVINNNYHPPAYVPTYHYSTTDTGSGNLGFFLGYSLGRLTSPSFHYHSSSYYDPIPRYDHYTVHHYYHNSNAVPKEATIQPNAVVTCVGDTGSFCPSNTTSLCTNNGAVMCVASASTTVPCTDVQNTNCVKSMVPCLNNTSPECAGTLKKTTDVTIPCISTAKIFANVSYVNNSVVIVDTNSTSIDINSTTTVSTVTTTPQPTTPQTFCVTILALPAERKIPENEKVIEKADQIFGSFATKVLGLA from the exons atgtgtagaatTTCGAAAGTTTTTGTAATTCTAATATTGACTAACGTTTGTTTCGTATACGGTCGTCGTGGTGGTGGTGGAAGTCGAGGGGGTAGCCGAGGTGGTGGATACAGTCATAGCTCTT CACACTCCTACTCCCATTCATCACCATCTTACTCTCACCCATCGTACTCACATCCTTCTCCATCTTACTCCCATCCATCCCCATCGTATTCACATCCTTCTCCTTCTTACTCGCATCCATCCCCATCGTATTCACATCCTTCTCCTTCTTACTCGCATCCATCACCGTCGTATTCTCATCCATCTATATCCCATCCGGCCAGTCTTTCGTATCCAGCTTACAAACCTCTTCCTTCCGCTCCGGTATATCGACCAATCGGATGGAACACCCAGAGTAATACGAACACGAGACCCATCGGATTCGGAGACAGTCATCCAGGACCTGTTGGTCCACCTAAACAATCATCTACACTAGGAAGTTCCTCTTCGAATAATGCACCAG CAATTAGTAGACCAATAGGATTCGTTCCACCAGGATCCCCGGGACACA gtACAGGGGCGGTTGGACCTCCAAAAACAGTTGCTGGCGTTGGAAATACACCTTCAG gcgGGCATTACGGAGAACGACCACCAGCCTACAATCCCCACTACAATCCAGCAGGTTACGGTTCACCTTCGACAGGTTACAACTTTCCACCTCCAGCTTACAGCCCGGCCGGACATCCCGCTTATAGTCCAGGAAGTTATCACGCTCCTCCAGCTTATAGTCCAGGAAGTTATCACGCCCCTCCAGCTTATACCCCGCACGCGTCACCGGGAGTTACCgttattaataataactatcATCCACCAGCTTACGTACCTACTTATCATTATAGTACTACAGATACAGGTAGCGGGAATTTAGGATTCTTCCTCGGTTATTCCTTAGGTAGACTTACATCTCCGAGTTTCCATTATCATTCTAGCAGTTATTACGATCCAATACCGAGGTACGACCATTACACTGTTCATCATTATTACCACAACAGTAATGCGGTACCAAAAGAAGCTACCATACAACCAAACGCGGTAGTTACTTGCGTCGGGGATACAGGATCTTTCTGTCCATCTAATACCACCTCTTTATGTACCAATAACGGAGCCGTGATGTGCGTAGCTAGCGCTTCGACTACAGTACCATGTACCGATGTACAAAACACGAATTGCGTCAAAAGTATGGTACCTTGTTTGAATAATACGTCTCCAGAATGTGCTGgaactttgaaaaaaacaacTGACGTTACTATACCATGTATTTCCACTGCTAAAATATTCGCTAACGTCAGTTACGTTAATAATAGTGTTGTTATAGTCGATACTAATTCGACTAGTATCGATATTAATAGTACTACTACTGTTTCAACTGTAACTACTACTCCACAACCGACTACACCTCAAACTTTTTGCGTTACTATTTTAGCCCTACCTGCAGAAAGAAAAATTCCTGAAAATGAGAAAGTTATCGAAAAGGCTGATCAGATTTTCGGTAGTTTTGCTACGAAAGTGCTGGGTTTAGCGTGA
- the LOC130452358 gene encoding uncharacterized protein LOC130452358 isoform X1 has product MRASITLILFTFIVINVVKCRTGHGSSHSSHSSSHGHSYGHSSSHSYSHSSPSYSHPSYSHPSPSYSHPSPSYSHPSPSYSHPSPSYSHPSPSYSHPSPSYSHPSISHPASLSYPAYKPLPSAPVYRPIGWNTQSNTNTRPIGFGDSHPGPVGPPKQSSTLGSSSSNNAPAISRPIGFVPPGSPGHSTGAVGPPKTVAGVGNTPSGGHYGERPPAYNPHYNPAGYGSPSTGYNFPPPAYSPAGHPAYSPGSYHAPPAYSPGSYHAPPAYTPHASPGVTVINNNYHPPAYVPTYHYSTTDTGSGNLGFFLGYSLGRLTSPSFHYHSSSYYDPIPRYDHYTVHHYYHNSNAVPKEATIQPNAVVTCVGDTGSFCPSNTTSLCTNNGAVMCVASASTTVPCTDVQNTNCVKSMVPCLNNTSPECAGTLKKTTDVTIPCISTAKIFANVSYVNNSVVIVDTNSTSIDINSTTTVSTVTTTPQPTTPQTFCVTILALPAERKIPENEKVIEKADQIFGSFATKVLGLA; this is encoded by the exons ATGCGCGCTTCAATAACATTGATTCTGTTTACCTTCATTGTAATAAACGTCGTAAAATGTAGAACCGGTCACGGCTCAAGTCACAGTAGTCACAGCTCTAGTCACGGTCATAGCTACGGTCACAGTTCTT CACACTCCTACTCCCATTCATCACCATCTTACTCTCACCCATCGTACTCACATCCTTCTCCATCTTACTCCCATCCATCCCCATCGTATTCACATCCTTCTCCTTCTTACTCGCATCCATCCCCATCGTATTCACATCCTTCTCCTTCTTACTCGCATCCATCACCGTCGTATTCTCATCCATCTATATCCCATCCGGCCAGTCTTTCGTATCCAGCTTACAAACCTCTTCCTTCCGCTCCGGTATATCGACCAATCGGATGGAACACCCAGAGTAATACGAACACGAGACCCATCGGATTCGGAGACAGTCATCCAGGACCTGTTGGTCCACCTAAACAATCATCTACACTAGGAAGTTCCTCTTCGAATAATGCACCAG CAATTAGTAGACCAATAGGATTCGTTCCACCAGGATCCCCGGGACACA gtACAGGGGCGGTTGGACCTCCAAAAACAGTTGCTGGCGTTGGAAATACACCTTCAG gcgGGCATTACGGAGAACGACCACCAGCCTACAATCCCCACTACAATCCAGCAGGTTACGGTTCACCTTCGACAGGTTACAACTTTCCACCTCCAGCTTACAGCCCGGCCGGACATCCCGCTTATAGTCCAGGAAGTTATCACGCTCCTCCAGCTTATAGTCCAGGAAGTTATCACGCCCCTCCAGCTTATACCCCGCACGCGTCACCGGGAGTTACCgttattaataataactatcATCCACCAGCTTACGTACCTACTTATCATTATAGTACTACAGATACAGGTAGCGGGAATTTAGGATTCTTCCTCGGTTATTCCTTAGGTAGACTTACATCTCCGAGTTTCCATTATCATTCTAGCAGTTATTACGATCCAATACCGAGGTACGACCATTACACTGTTCATCATTATTACCACAACAGTAATGCGGTACCAAAAGAAGCTACCATACAACCAAACGCGGTAGTTACTTGCGTCGGGGATACAGGATCTTTCTGTCCATCTAATACCACCTCTTTATGTACCAATAACGGAGCCGTGATGTGCGTAGCTAGCGCTTCGACTACAGTACCATGTACCGATGTACAAAACACGAATTGCGTCAAAAGTATGGTACCTTGTTTGAATAATACGTCTCCAGAATGTGCTGgaactttgaaaaaaacaacTGACGTTACTATACCATGTATTTCCACTGCTAAAATATTCGCTAACGTCAGTTACGTTAATAATAGTGTTGTTATAGTCGATACTAATTCGACTAGTATCGATATTAATAGTACTACTACTGTTTCAACTGTAACTACTACTCCACAACCGACTACACCTCAAACTTTTTGCGTTACTATTTTAGCCCTACCTGCAGAAAGAAAAATTCCTGAAAATGAGAAAGTTATCGAAAAGGCTGATCAGATTTTCGGTAGTTTTGCTACGAAAGTGCTGGGTTTAGCGTGA